A stretch of DNA from Caretta caretta isolate rCarCar2 chromosome 24, rCarCar1.hap1, whole genome shotgun sequence:
GAGTGCACGGGACTCACAGACACTGACCACTCACAGCACTTCCCCGTGCTgcggctctggggctggggtgacTCCCGAGGTGCATCCCCATGGAGAtccccagggctggcttagagCCCTCCGTCTGCAGGTCACAGATGTGTGCTGTGGGAGGTGTGGGCAGGTAGGTCCCCCCAACCTGGCACAGACGGTGCTGGGGGggtaacataagaacggccagactgggtcagaccaagggtccatctagcccagtgtcctgtcttccacagtggccagtgccaggtgccccagagggaatgaacagaacagggaatcaccaagtgatccatcccctgtcgcccattcccagcttctggcaaacagaagggAGATCATCAGTTCCCATAGTATCTAGATACTGAGGTTTTAGGCCTGCTTCTGAGTCCTCATCTTTCTTTATCCCTGTGGTGTTTCACAGCCCCAGGGcatgaaatgcaaccacctctggggttGGGTGCAGCAGCTGGTTGATAGCCAGATAGCAACCTTGTGCGGCAATTGCTCACCCAGTGCTgacatgcagccatctctggggtggggtccATCAGATGTTTAAATGTATATCAAAGTCTTTCGCAAAAAATATAATTCCATGATTTCACTTCGAAAAAACTCAGGTTTTGGGTTAAAGCAGGTGGAGGGATGGGAGGGAGTACAGTATATAGTGAATGAAAGGTTGatttaaaaagtttcagaaaaatattgtgaaaacagGAAATTCCTATAATCTCATAAGAAcgaccagactgggtcagaccaagggtccatccagcccagtgtcctgtctgccgatggtggccagtgccaggtgccccagagggaatgaacagaacagggaatcgcccagtgatccatcccctgtcgcccattcccagcctctggcaaacagaggctagggacaccatccctgcccatcctggctcatagccattgatggacctatcctccatgaatttatctagttcttttttgaaccctggtaatgtcttggccttcacaacatcatctggcaaggagttccacaggttgactgtgcgctgtgtgaagaaatacttccttttgtttgttttaaacctgctgcccattaatttaatttggcaacccctagttcttgtgttatgagaaggagtaaataacatttcctgattcacttctccacacctgtcatgattttatagacctcaatcatatccccccttagtcgtctcttttccaagctgaaaattcccagtcttattaatcttccCTCATATAAATATCCCTTACCTGGTGCAGGCGGTGTGTGCAGGTAGGTccccccacacctggtgcagGCAGAACAGGAGGGGATATCCCCTCACCCGGTACGGGCGGCGTGTGCAGGTagatcccccccccacccggtgCGGGCGGCGTGTGCAggtagaccccccccccacccggtgCGGGCGGCGTGTGCAGGTAGATCCCCCCCCCTCACCCGGTGCGGGCGGCGTGTGCAGGTAGATCCCCCCCCCTCACCCGGTGTGGGCGGCGTGTGCAGGTCGATCCCCCCTCACCCGGTGCGGGCGGTGTGTGCAGGTCGATCCCCCCTCACCCGGTGCGGGCGGCGTGTGCAGGTCGATCCCCCCTCACCTGGTGCGGGCGGCGTGTGCAGGTAGATATCTTCGCTGTACTCCCCGAAGCCGGCCTTGTTGCAGCCCTTCACTCTCAGCACGTAGACGCTGTCCGTGTCcaggtactccaccagggcgctGGTGCCCCGCACTTCCTCCCGCCGCTGCCACAGCTTGAGCGCCTTGGCCTTGGCGTCGCTCTTGCGGTACTCCACAGTGAAGTGCCAGGCGGGCGGCGAGAGCTGGGGCAGGCGCCAGCAGAGGAAGATCTGGTCGTAGGCGTAGGTGCGCTGCGTGTCGATCACCGGCGCCtcgggggctgcagggagagacacaggcTAAGCGAGCAGGCCCCACTTGGGGGGCAGGCGAGCGGCCAGACGCAGGGCGGGGGCATtccggacggacggacggacgcaCAACCAGCAGGAGGCTAGGGGACTCTGACTGCCGAGAGCTTGTGTGGGCACCAGGGGGAGAGTCAGGGAgacggggccaggggctgctgagAGGCTCCAGGGACCAGGCGGGCTGAGTGCaagtgtggggagagagaggcagggagggagcagaggctggagacacaggaggggatgagggggagcagggaactgaaggatggagctggggatggaaccggGCACAGCGTGATGGAGGGTGGTGGCGGGGACTGGGCGgtgaggggtggggagctggaaCAGAGGGGAGAGAGGACGGAGGGATGGGATGAGGATAGTGGGGGATGGAGACACAGGGATGGAGGAATAGGGACAGGGATGGGTGGGAAGTGAGGGATGGGCACAGAAGGATGGAGTGGCAGATGGGGGGATGGAGACAGAagcgagggatggagggatgggggcagatggggggcgGGCACAGAAGcgagggatggggggatgggggcagatggGGGATGGGCACAGAAGCGAGGGATGGAGGGCAGATGGGGGTGGGCACAGAAGCGAGGGAtgggggtcagatgggggtggGCACAGAAGcaagggatggggggatggggggtagATGGGGCGGGCACAGAAGCGAGGGATGCGGGCAGATGGGGGATGGGCACAGAAGCGAGGGATGGAGGGCAGATGGGGCGGGCACAGAAGcgagggatggggggatgggggcagatggggggcgGGCACAGAAGCGAGAgatggggggcagatgggggtgggCACAAAagcgagggatggagggatggggggtggacaCAGAAGCGAGGGATGGCGGGATGGGGGGTAGATGGGGCAGGCACAGAAGCGAGGGATGGGAGTAGATGGGGGGCGGGCACAGAagcgagggatggagggatgggggcagaTGGGGATGGGCACAGAAGcaagggatggagggatgggggcagaTGGGGGATGGGCTCAGAAGCAAGGGATAGGGGCGGGCACAGAAGCGAGGGATGGAGGGCAGATGGGGATGGGCACAGAagcgagggatggagggatgggggcaggCACAGAAgcgagggtggggggatgggggcagatggGGATGGGCACAGAagcgagggatggagggatgggggcagaTGGGGAAGGGCACAGAAgcgagggtggggggatggggcagatggGGATGGGCACAGAagcgagggatggagggatggggcagaTGGGGAAGGGCACAGAAgcgagggtggggggatgggggcagatggGGATGGGCACAGAagcgagggatggagggatgggggcagaTGGGGAAGGGCACAGAAgcgagggtggggggatggggcagatggGGATGGGCACAGAagcgagggatggagggatgggggcagaTGGGGAAGGGCACAGAAGCGAGGGATGGGGGGCACATGGGGCATGGGCACAGAAGCGAGGGATGGAGGGCAGATGGGGGGCGGGCACAGAAGCgagggatggggggcagatggggggcgGGCACAGAagcgagggatggagggatgggggcagatgggggtgggCACAGAAGCgagggatggggggcagatggggggcaGGCACAGAAATGAGGAATGGGGGGCAGATGGGGATGGGCACAGAAGtgagggatggggggatgggggcagatgggggtgggCACAGAAGCAAgggatggagggcaggtgggggatgtgctcagaagcgagggatggagggatggggggtaGATGGGAGCGGGCACAGAAGCGAGGGATtgggggtgtgacgaagtgggactgttcggtttggccaatgtacatggcagaggggcactgctggcatatgatggcatatatcatagaatatcaggcttggaagggacctcaggaggtcatctagtccaaccccctgctcaaagcaggaccaatccccaatttttgccccgatccctaaatggcctcctcaaggattgaactcacaaccctgggtttagcaggccaatgctcaaaccactgagctatccctccccaccctttcccgggccaggtggtcacctgattcctttgttctccaaccctttagctctcaccttgcaggggggaagggcccaggccatcagttgccaggaaacagggtgtcggccattctctgtgtccagacccctgcacacacctgccctctagggctctgcaatgatcatacatgcTTACCCCACCCcatagatacttaagaactgcctaggggaaactgaggcacccccacactattcagaggaaacattaagaacagtcccacttcgtcacagggggcaGATGGGGATGGGCACAGAAGTGAgagatggggggatgggggcagatggggggcgGGCACAGAAGCGTGGgatggggggcagatggggggcgGGCACAGAagcgagggatggagggatgggggcagaTGGGGATGGGCACAGAAGCAAGGGATGGAGGGCAGATGGGGGATGGGCTCAGAAGCAAGGGATGGGGGCGGGCACAGAagcgagggatggagggatgggggcagaTGGGGAATGGGCACagaagggagggatggggggatgggggcagatgggggtgggCACAGAAGCgagggatggggggcagatggggggcgGGCACagaagggagggatggaggaatggGGGCAGATGGGGGATGGGCACAGAAGCgagggatggggggcagatggggaagGGCACAGAAGCgagggatggggggcagatggggaagGGCACAGAAGCgagggatggggggcagatgGGGCATGGGCACAGAAGCGAGGGATGGGGGGATGAATGGGGGAAGAGGACAGAGGTCTGGTGAGAGAGAGCTGGGGCAGGTCTAGGGGCGGGAGCGTGACTTGCCTCGGGTACTTCAGTGACGACTCAGCAGCGGCCATAGCCTATAAACAAACAGAGGTAGAAGCGAGTCTGAAAAGAGTCCCCAGCCGGTGCAGTGCAGGGCCCGGGGTGGGCACCTGCCCGTGGGGGAGGGCACCTGCCCTTCCCATGGGAGCGCTCCCCCACAGGGAGtcctggcccagcctggcccagctGGCTACTCACCCTTCTGCATCTGGCACAGGGTCCTGGTCCTGTTTGCTCACATCCAAGTCCCACCGCACAGGCTCTTGACCCCCAGCTTCCTACcctccgcccctgccctgcctgcagggaGCCTGGAGCACAGGGTGGGGGCTGACGCTGGCTGAGCCCCATGGACTCTGGGGGCTGCTGGGCCAGGGGACCCGTCTCTTGACTCTATAGGGAGCCCCGATGGGTATTTCACATACCCTGCCTGCCCCGAGAGCGAGCAGCTTCCTGCCAGGAGGGGCCCCCTGGGTAGGGCAGGACAACGCGGTAGCTGAGGGCAGGACCCGAAGTGTGGGAGGCTTTGCGGGAGCCCATGAGGCCACTTCTCCCACAGGTctctctccagcagctgccagcCCCTGATCCAGCTCCACACAGAAGGGAGGTGTGGGGGTCAGGCTGCCAGACAGGAGCTCCTCCCACTCCAGACAGAgctcctcccactccagctgccaggcagggagctcctccccctccagacAGAGCTCCTCCCCCTGCAGGGTGCCAGACAGAGCGCTTCTCCCGCTGCAGGGTGCTTGGCAGGAAGCTCCTTCCACTCTGCACacagctcctccctctccaggAAAGCAGAGAGAAAGCTCCTCCCTCTCAGCATAGAGCTCCTCCCCATCCAGGAAGCCCCTCCCCTCATTCCAGAACTCCTCCCACacagcccagagctcctccccctAAAGGAAGCCACAAAGGAAGCTCCTCCCCCTAAAGGAAGCCACAGAGGAAGCTCctccccctcagcccagagctcctcccctGCGGCTGGCCGCAGGTCTCCGGCTGTCATGTTTACCTTTGATAAAGGTCAGGTCCGCGAGCAGCTTCATCTCTCTGCTGAGGTCCAGCTGGAAGCGGCTGAAGGACGAAGTGGCAGCAGGCCGGAAGCTCTGCAGCGAGTCTGTGGCCCTGACGATCCTGCGACGACGGGAGATTCAGGCGTCGGTGCAACGGGCCCCGGTAAGGGGCTCCCGGTGGCACCAGTGCCCAGTCCTACTCACGCACCAGTATGGGGGCTCCCGGCAATTGAGCCCCGAGTCCCTCCCGCTAGCCCACAGGGGTGGAAGGCTCCTCCTGCATGTGTCCCACTGCACTGGGAGATGGGGACAGCGCATCAGCCAGATCCCTGGCCCCGGGAGATCCCCTGCGGCGCCCACAGAACCACAgacgatcagggttggaagggacctcaggaggttcttgtcccaccccctgctcaaagcaggacccacccCAACGAAATTAGAGGGAACGGTACCTGCTGTGCAGCTGCTTGGCTGCCTGGACAAAGCAGGGGTGGTCGGTCTCCTTCAGCACCTCCTGGGCGTAGCCCACCATGCCCGAGTTCTCCAGCATGGCCCGGTGCTCCTGGATCTGGTGGTGCAGGCTGGCCAGCCgctcctgctgggactcctggatGGCCTGCAGCAGGGCCGTCTGCTTCTCCTCCAGCACCGTGCACAGGCCCCGTATCAGCTGGGAAACCTCCTCCTTGGCCTGGGACCCACTCACCTGCCCGACCAGAGCAGATTCACCATGGGGCCTCCCTCCACACAGGGGCCCCGCTGCCTCGGGGCTTTGGCACCTGGCCTGGGGGTGCCCTGGGGATGGAGCACAGTGCCAGGACACCTCCTGCCCTCGCCCCAGAGGGGTGAAGCAGCGTCCCATCCCCCGGTCCTGGCAGTGCCCCTTGCTGGCGACCCCCGCTCACCTCGGTGTGCTTCACCGTCTCCTCCAGCTCCGCGATCTGCACCTGCACCGTGTCCTGGCTGCTCAGGATGTAGGTGAGGCTCTTCGTCAGCTTCTCCTACACAGGCAGCGTGGGCAAAAGAGACACACAGGCCGCTCACCTCGCACCGTCCAGTccacggggagggaggagggctctGAACCCAGCCACCTGGCTGTGCACATTGAACAAGCCGGGCCCCACGCCTGGGCCAACATGCACAGTCCACGAGGGTGGCGGCAGGTTTACAAAGGGACCTGACCCCCCCAACACTGCATGCACCCCACTCAATGCATCCCCACTGCATGCACCTTGCTCACTGCATCACCCCTCTGCATGCACCTCGTTCACTGATTCCCCCCACGACATGTACCCCATTCACTGCATCCCCCCCCACTGCATGCACCTTGCTCACTGCATGTCTCATCTGCACCCTCCACTGCTGGTACTGGACCCCCACCCTGTGCATGCCCTATTGATCTGCACACCCCCAGCTCCGGGATGGGATTCCCCCCTCAGGGTACATCCCACTTGTGTTGCCCAGCTCTGACAGAGAGACAGTCCTCCCGGCCTGCCAATCCCCCATCTGTACCTGACCCTCTCTGCCATGGAGACCCACGCCCCACCCTGCCCATGCCCCAAGTGCCAGCACAAAGCTCCCCACCACCCATACTCCATCTgcaccccccagctctggcctGGGAAGCCCCGGTGCATCCCTTACCCGCAGGGCCTGGTAGGCGCTCAGCACAGGCGTGATCTTGTGGCTGGCATGAGTGCGGCGCACGCGGCACAGAGGGCACACCAGCCGCTGGCAGGTCTTGCAGTAGTGAGTCACCTCCTCCTTGTGCTCCGGACACATCAGACCCTGCGCAGCAAGGCCCACGCTCAGCAACAGGGGCCGGCGCCCTGCTTTCcagccagcacccccaccccgccagtGGGTgtcagcacccccctccccactcagtgCCCCCCCCAGCTGCCTCAGCATCCCCCTTCCATCCACGTGCCCCCTGATCTTGGCACCCCCCCCCAGTGTCCCTGGCATCAGGCCCCCGCCAGCACGCAGGGGTGCGACACCGGGGCTGGCATCGCCCTACACGCctccagcccccccgcctgcctccaccccagccgcccgtgcagcagcagccagaggcccTTTCACCTCGGAGCCATGTTCAGGTGCCCGGTGGCCCCTGCTCTGGGCACAGGCGGGTGACGCCAGGCCCAGACAcgccaccccctccccaaccgagtcccagcacccagacctctccccagccatgccccaggGCCCAGGGCCCAGCCTGGGGACTGCTCGCGTCCGGGCCTCGCTGGAGCCTGGCCCGGGACGCCCTGGGCAGCCCCTACCTTGGGCCGGAAGTTGAGGGTGGGCGGCGTGGGCTCGTGCTGGGCCTTCTGGGTGCCCCAGGGGTGGCAGAGCTTGAAGCACTCGTTGCAGAAGCTCGACTTGCACTCGGTGCAGCCCTTGGTGGCCTCCAGCGGGGGGGGCTTGCAAAACTGGCACACGATGGCGGTGCCGATGCTGATGGTCTGGCGGTACCGCTCCACAGCCCGCTCCAGCGTCAGGTTCCGGAACAGGCTGCCCAGGCCCCGCTCGCCCAGCTCCACATCCCGCTGGCAGGACGGGCACGGAAAGCTGACGGTCTGGGGGTGCACGGCCCCCCGCTTCCGGCCCGGGTAGGTGCCAAACCCTGGGGGACCCCAGAAGCCTGTCACATGACACTCAGCCCTGCCACGGCCGACCCCTCCCCGCCACAGCCATTAACCCTCCCGCCACGGCCGCCATCCCCCTGCCACGGCCACGAACCCTCGCCACGGCCGTCACCCCCGCTGCCACGGCCGacccctccctgccacagccaTTAACCCTCCCGCCACGGCCGCCATCCCCCTGCCACGGCCACGAACCCTCACCACGGCCGTCACCCCCCTGCCACGGCCGACCCCTCCCCGCCACAGCCATTAACCCTCCCGCCACGGCCGCCACCCCCCTGCCACGGCCACGAACCCTCGCCACGGCCGTCACCCCCCTGCCACGGCCGACCCCTCCCCGCCACAGCCATTAACCCTCCCGCCACGGCCGCCACCCCCCTGCCACGGCCACGAACCCTCGCCACGGCCGTCACCCCCCTGCCACGGCTGACCCCTCCCCGCCACAGCCATTAACCCTCCCGCCACGGCCACCATCCCCCTGCCACGGCCACGAACCCTCGCCACGGCCGTCACCCCCTGCCACAGCCGACCCCTCCCCGCCACAGCCATTAACCCTCCCGCCACGGCCGCCATCCCCCTGCCACGGCCACGAACCCTCGCCACGGCCATCACCCCCCTGCCACGGCCGATCCCTCCCCGCCACATCCATTAACCCTCCCGCCACGGCCGCCATCCCCCTGCCACGGCCACGAACCCTCGCCACGGCCGTCACCCCCCTGCCACGGCCGatccctccccaccacagccaTTAACCCTCCCGCCACGGCCGTCACCCCCCTGCCATGGCCGTCACCTACCCATCCCCGCCCTCTGCCCCTTGCACAGAGACCTCAGGCCTGGTTACCCTCCCAGGCCCCGCAGCCTCCTGCCGGCCCCTGACTGAGCTTCCCCAGTGAATTCCTGCACCAAGATGCACAGACTCCTCCCACTCTGCCAAGGGGGATCAGGAGCCTTCTGCTCCCAATGCACTCTGGGGGTTTTCCAGGGCTCAGAGGATGTGGAAGCTGCATCCCCCAGACCCTAGAAGCAGGGTCCtcctgtggcagggctgggaatcccAGGACGTGCTGCTCTGTCCCCACCTGACTTGAGGAGCCGATCCAAGCGGTCGGGTTTGGGGACAACCCTGCGGCCCATGCGGGGGCTGCGGGTGGCCGGTGTGGAGGCAGGCGAGGTGGGCTCCGAACTGGGGTCACAGCAGATGTAGCCATGCTGCACGAGGATCTCACTGGCACAGACGTGGCAGACATTGTGCATGCAGGGCAGGGCCAGCGGCTGCTTGTACATCTCCTTGCAGACAGGGCAGATCAGCTCCCGTTCCATGTTCTTCATGCTGGTCTGGAGAGGGGCCAAGGAGAAAGGTCACAACTGCCCCCCTAGGAActgcctttccccacccccaccagagggggtgctggggctcagtcCTGACCCGGGAGCGCCATGCTGGCAGCCACATGGGGGAGCCTTTGCTGG
This window harbors:
- the TRIM46 gene encoding tripartite motif-containing protein 46 isoform X1, encoding MAEGEELQTFTSIMDALVRISTSMKNMERELICPVCKEMYKQPLALPCMHNVCHVCASEILVQHGYICCDPSSEPTSPASTPATRSPRMGRRVVPKPDRLDRLLKSGFGTYPGRKRGAVHPQTVSFPCPSCQRDVELGERGLGSLFRNLTLERAVERYRQTISIGTAIVCQFCKPPPLEATKGCTECKSSFCNECFKLCHPWGTQKAQHEPTPPTLNFRPKGLMCPEHKEEVTHYCKTCQRLVCPLCRVRRTHASHKITPVLSAYQALREKLTKSLTYILSSQDTVQVQIAELEETVKHTEVSGSQAKEEVSQLIRGLCTVLEEKQTALLQAIQESQQERLASLHHQIQEHRAMLENSGMVGYAQEVLKETDHPCFVQAAKQLHSRIVRATDSLQSFRPAATSSFSRFQLDLSREMKLLADLTFIKAPEAPVIDTQRTYAYDQIFLCWRLPQLSPPAWHFTVEYRKSDAKAKALKLWQRREEVRGTSALVEYLDTDSVYVLRVKGCNKAGFGEYSEDIYLHTPPAPVLSFFLDNRWGFNRERLAISKDQRAVRSVPGLPMLFAAERLMTSCHLSIDLLIGDVAVTQGRSYWACCVDPSSYLVKVGVGLESKLQEWFQVPQDVVSPRYDPDSGHDSGAEDATVDVPPPYAFLTIGMGKILLPHGSALTSRDPSGCTIPLPPRIGVCLDYERGKVSFYDAVSFRGLWECGVDCSGPVCPAFCFIGGGALQLQELVASKQERKVTIGGLSKLD
- the TRIM46 gene encoding tripartite motif-containing protein 46 isoform X2: MASKRCSKTSMKNMERELICPVCKEMYKQPLALPCMHNVCHVCASEILVQHGYICCDPSSEPTSPASTPATRSPRMGRRVVPKPDRLDRLLKSGFGTYPGRKRGAVHPQTVSFPCPSCQRDVELGERGLGSLFRNLTLERAVERYRQTISIGTAIVCQFCKPPPLEATKGCTECKSSFCNECFKLCHPWGTQKAQHEPTPPTLNFRPKGLMCPEHKEEVTHYCKTCQRLVCPLCRVRRTHASHKITPVLSAYQALREKLTKSLTYILSSQDTVQVQIAELEETVKHTEVSGSQAKEEVSQLIRGLCTVLEEKQTALLQAIQESQQERLASLHHQIQEHRAMLENSGMVGYAQEVLKETDHPCFVQAAKQLHSRIVRATDSLQSFRPAATSSFSRFQLDLSREMKLLADLTFIKAPEAPVIDTQRTYAYDQIFLCWRLPQLSPPAWHFTVEYRKSDAKAKALKLWQRREEVRGTSALVEYLDTDSVYVLRVKGCNKAGFGEYSEDIYLHTPPAPVLSFFLDNRWGFNRERLAISKDQRAVRSVPGLPMLFAAERLMTSCHLSIDLLIGDVAVTQGRSYWACCVDPSSYLVKVGVGLESKLQEWFQVPQDVVSPRYDPDSGHDSGAEDATVDVPPPYAFLTIGMGKILLPHGSALTSRDPSGCTIPLPPRIGVCLDYERGKVSFYDAVSFRGLWECGVDCSGPVCPAFCFIGGGALQLQELVASKQERKVTIGGLSKLD